The Electrophorus electricus isolate fEleEle1 chromosome 4, fEleEle1.pri, whole genome shotgun sequence region ACACTTGGCATATTCATGCAAACCTCTGAGCTACGCTGTCGTATGAGATGTCTGGGGTGAACCACAGACTTTACAGCCCTGTTCTCCAAATGAACCAGAGCCTTGGgcactgtgtgtgggttagTCCTATAGGTCATACTGTGGGAACGCCTAGGAGGAACCATGGTTAACTCTAAGTCCTCCCCTTCCAGGGTGGACATAGAGGACGTGGTCAGGAAGTTGCTGAGTTTACAGTGGTACTCAGGCTGAGGCTCCAGGCCAAAGCTGGCTCCATGTTCTGCACTGTGCAGAGAGTTGAAGTCTAATTTGCTGGAGTTGCAGGAGTTGGAAGAATAGACAGACGACTCTTGATGATGAAGGACTTCAGTGTGCAGCACTTTTGTTTGCTGCAAAcccccctcttcctctgtggTCTTGACCTGTAGCAAGGGCTCAGAAGAAGCTAGCTCTTGAAGGCACAGGATATTCAGGTGGGCTGCAGGCAGGCTGCGAACCCACTGGTATTGCCTGGCCAGTGAGTTTAGCTGTGTAAGGTCAGCCGAGGGCACAGCAGTGGACACAGAACAGATCACGCTCCGCATCTGAGCCAGAAGCATCTGAGTCTCCCTGTCTCGGTTCTCATACAACACTGTATTAGCACAAATGAGTATGAAGAGTCCCACTCCCATTATAACAGGGCCCAAGAGTTTCATCCTCTCACTGTGGATCAGACTGGCTGTGGAGAATAGTCCTTTGGCTCCTAGACTCCATCCAGATGCCTGAGAGGCTGAGAGGCCATCACCCATTGCACCCACTGCCGAATGCTGTACCCGGTATGGCCAGTAGCCTGCCACTGCCAGCGCAGTGCCAACAAGCACTACTACCATGCCCAGAACCAGGAATGCCCCAGGTATGGAGCGGATGCGCAGCTTACCCTGGATCACGCCCTCCTTCTTCCTTCGGGAGCGTAGTCCAAAGCGCGGCAAGCGCTGGCGAGAAGATGTTGCTAGAACCTGGCCTTGGGACTTCTGAGTTCCCATACTTCCAGCTCTCCCTCTTAAGGCCACAGCCTAATGGGAGTCTGCAGGGGAGAAGGAATCACATCACATACTGTAACAGAGAATAAGCAAGAGTGTCTTTGAGCACAGATTTTAATTGGGTATTCAGGGACAGTATTATAATTAGTACTCTGGATAGTTCTGTACTTTAGAATTTCTTTGGAGTACAACCTTCTTTAAGTATTCTTATGTACTGACAtcaagtttttatttatgttataaGGTTTTTTGCTCAAAACAGTTGCTAATGCTTCCAGGtgtctaaaagggaatacaCAGTTCATTCAAAAACATCATAATTGAGGTGTAGTCAGGTTTACCTATCTGCATTATAATTGAGATTTATCTAGAAAATGTTCTAAACCACTACAGACCAACTTTACAgctggaaaagaaagaaattctcTTGGCTTAGTAAATCTTTTTCTCATGattctgtaaataataaaaggTTTAAATGATTTAGAATTGTTTTCATCTATTTCCATTACTTCTGTTCTGGAACAGGCATTCCACTTTGAAATGTACCTGCCTGCTTGTGTACCTGGTAGGGATCAGAGAtcaataaatatatgaaatagGTAATAGCTAatactttttaaacaaaaaaaaaacacttggaaGAACTTATAAACCCATGGAAGAATGTTATATTTGCTTTTGCACTTTAAGTGCTGGCCTGCTTGAAACTGAATTGTTATTACTTTTTCATAACAAAGTTAATGTTTTAGCCAGAATGAGTACAAAACTAGTACAAAAATTAGTACAAGTCTGAGTTCTGCTTACTGACTTTGGGTGGTTTAAACCCAAAGGAACCCCAAAGAAAATACTTTGGATATTCCAattttcacatttgcattctgctgatgtaaacaatactcaggtaaacactgttatattttttaataacaaaaacataattacGGAAAGATGTACAAGTATATGGCAGATTTGAAAATATTCTGTTAATTTTGCATTCTAGGTCCTGGTTTACATTCACTCTTCAAAATAAGAGACAGGAGGACACATGAATTCCTTTGACATTtgtggagaaaataaaaattttttatAATTTGCCTTTTAAATTACCCATTTTCTTACCCATTTTCATACAGTGGTCAAGGTATTGGTTGAAACAATCCAGATTTCTTTTCACATTGAccacaattttcttttttctttctttttttatctattttacAGTTTCCCTTTAGCCCATATAAAGTTAATCAGGCATGTTTAGCATCCACATTTGGCTTTAGATTAGTACTACAGCTACATGATTAACATAACAAGTACTGGAAGTTTATTCCCACCAATTAGCATGTCACAAACTGTATCCCAAAATCATCACACAGAGACTTGTGTGGTTTCTGGCAATGTATGATATAATGTAGTGTTatctataaaaacaaaacaaacaaaaacagtagcCACCCTAAAGACAGTTTGTCCatatttttgtctatttttctAGGCAATAGTATGTAATGCAATTGCAGAAAccacataaaaatgtattttaatgtattttgtgtttctttaataCACAACCTATGATTTGAGACAAGAGTGTAATTATCTCAGCCTGTAGTTTTCATTATGTAAATTTTTTGCCAAACTATTCTTTTAATGCCTTTTGACTCTATAATCCAGAGATAAACGACGTTTATATAATTTCCAACGATATATTATTTATTGGAGAAACTTAATTCCCAAGGCACGGCTACAGATCGGCTACTGATCTTAAATCATATTTGATATGTCAAACACAGTTAGCTTCCAGTCACTGTCACAGGGAAGAGAAGCTCCGCATGGTCACTGCCATGTTCGACGAAGTAGACCCTTAAATTTTTACTGAAGTCACGTGGCGCATGTTTCTCCCTCTCCGTTACGTAGTGGGATTCGACTACATACTTGGTAattttgctgctgctgtcccACAACGGTTTGACGGTACAATCGACATACCACGAAATCATTTCGATTGCGGATAGGTTCGCGATGACTGTCTGAATTTTCGTGCCCAAGATACATTGCCAATTATTAAAGTGGCCAGATATATTCAGTTGTGTATCTCTTGATTGAGTTTCCCATATTCTCTTATGCCTCCACAGTGTGAAGGCTGACTGACTCACACTCAATCAGATATCGAACGTTGCTTTAGTCTATTGTGAAAATGGGTAATTACATTGGGTCATTTATTTAAGCGGAAGAAACTTAATTTGGTCGATGGCTCTTATATATTTATCAATTCCTCCActgagacatttttaaataagtctCCTTTCATTCGTAGAAAAACCTGATTATAATGGCCAAATGTTAATCGATATGACACTAAACTTGAAATTGGTAATAGGCTATTCAATGATGATGCTATTGACCTTATATAAGGTCAAATCTCGATGATGTATCCCGAGATAAAAATTACTCTAATGGCATTCTAGTTATATTAATTGTACATATATTAGGACAATATCAATACCCTATTAACGATTTATGTTTAAGTGAGCAACTTGCCTTAGTTACTTGCCTTAGTCACGCTGTAAAACGTCTGTATTCATATCTACAAATAAGCTTACTTGTATCCCACTCACTCTTGAGACGGCCACACGTTAAGAACCTCTTACCCAGTAAGCATTTAGAAGTTGAGCAGATGACAATAAATCCAGACACGTACGAGAAGTGCGTGTGCATGAAGTGACGCTCCTCGCATGCTGGTTGGTATCCGTCAAGCCAGAAAAGCAACACAGACATTAAAACTTTATATATGCAAGTAAACCAATTAAAATATCCATCAGGAATGACAGAAGTCCATGCGTAAAGCCCAGAGGTCGTAGTCGAGAAAACCTCTCTTTGGTCTATTCCGATCATTATGAGAAAATAGCGCCTCCTTCGCGTTCCACTTCTTTTTTATACTCAGGACATGTGAATATGTACAACGCTGTAATTCCATGAAATGCGTTGCAGATAACATCGCACTAGCTAGTGCCCTGGATTTATATTTAAGTAATATATCAATTTTCGCTTGTTTCTCAAAATGAACTCACGTCGCGCAGCAGTTGTCCGTAGAGATCTTTAGTAAGAATAACCCCTATAGAAGTATTGGCTGCACATCAGTAATGTAAGATTTTATATGTAGTATGTGTCGTATCCAGGCCGGAAACACTATTCTGTCAGTAAgccaaagacagaaaaaaaaagaatacagcAATGATATTAGCTTGATAAATAGCTTGATAAATACAAACGAGAAAAGAAATTGTTATTaaattgtgattattattagcAAGTCTTTGCCAACATTGTTTAGTTGCCTATcattttttgttgcttgttttacacaaaaaatggactttccacaaaaaaaagacaaaatcgTTTGTTAGTTATAAAATCCACTGAATCGGAATCCAACAAACATGTTGTTACATGTGTCTATATGcctctgtcctgtttctcaTATTGTACTGTACTTCTCtaaatcttatatatatatatatatatatatatatatatatatatatatatatatatatatagtgtgtgtgtgtgtgtgtgtgtgtgtgtgtgtgtgtgtacaacaaACAAATCTATGACTATTTATTTTGATCCATTCATGAAACTTTCCAACATTGCAAAGGCATTTTCaaactgttaaaaaatatataaagccGATACAGCCATCTCAGAAACAGCTCACCGACCATAGGCCCACCCTAGAGTAACTGAGGCTCCACATCTACATTGAAATGCCTGCTCAGACTAAAAATAACATAAAGTATGAACTGCTACTAGATGAGCTGCCCAATGGAGGATgagttccctcttgagtcttggtcctcccaggGTTCCTTCCATATGccacccagggagtttttccttgccactgtcattcctgtttttctcattagggatctggacctgTATATTTCtaaagcttctttgtgacaacatgttttaaatataaataaataaagttgaaTTTTACTTTATGGATGTAAGATTTTCACCTATATGTTGcatcaggaacatccctcttcagtgttcAGCAGTAGTCTGCTAACATAGCATGTACATAAACGCTaacattttactaataatgcCGTAGCGCCTTTGCTGAGAAGGGTCAGTCTGCTATAGGCCAGACCCAGTAGTGATCCTAAACACTAAATTTCCTTGGTTagatttcctgtcatttggGATTTGGACCCATATATTTGTAAATCTTCTTTGTGACaacttgtgttgtaaaaagggcttttgtcacagttggcccctcctagcatccctgtctccgtggtttccctgtctcatgttgttgtttcattttctccgttccagttccagtccttgttttgttttcgcTGTTTTCATTAGTTATCACCTGTgcattgttagtcctcattCCCCTCTGTAAGTAAACCATtccttgttgcctgtgtgtttgctggtcactGTTAATTCTAGCCTCGTGTGAATCGAAGCCTCTGTTTGTAATCCATGCCTCTTTGTTATCTGTAGTTGGATGCGTTAAGCCCTGTTGTGTTTGGTATGCTCGTGTTTCTTAACCTGTTCatgttttactttctgtttgtttcatcaTGTTTCCTGGATCCCTCCATGTTGataaattgaccctggactgtgattaCGACTAATTATGTATTTgaccttaataaatctcgctcttctcagcatgtgtCCACCTCACAATCGCTCCACGTTAcagctatataaataaatttgactttgacttttttgtaaagttaatgaatttttaacaaaaattggtaagcaaaataagaaaatagtgttttagttttgtgattttatttaaaatatatgtgcatTACTAGACAAAAGGGAAGAGGTTTAGGAAAAATATGACAGATGGAACATTATTTAGACTCATGATCAATGGGTAGGCATGGGTTATAATTTGTCCTCATGCTGTTGTGACTCTTGGTAATTAAACCAATTAAAATGCCTCTCTGCAGCTCCTCttgttcctttgttttgcaACCCATGATGCAAAGCCTAACTCTGTCACAGCCTTCCCAAGTCTCTCAGCACATGTGAGCTTCATTGCTTTGCTCCTCTTTCAACTGATCTTCTCCAGGACTCAGGGGTTGCAGGCCTGACAATGCAAATCAAGACatcagagaaaaaaattaaatggtcATAAAGTGAAACAATGTACTATGCACATTATTGCATAATATGTTACAGTACGTCTGCTGGACAAACATGGTCTGTGCAATGACTGCCCCCTAAAGGAAAGATTGTTCTAGAAATAGGGCCATTTGTTCTAGACTGGCAAATGCCCTAAGCTGTTCATGTGAATAGAacctaattaattaaaatttaaatttaaatttaaaaatgtttcatcagATGGTTCCACACAATTGTGTTAAGACTTAAGATTTTTGGCTCAGtaatatgtattatattacttttactgtaaaattaaCTGTGTCTTACTGGAGCTGAGCATTTGTATAAATTACAGCATGCAACTGTATCTTAATACTTTATAGTATATAAATACTTTATTACTAAatgtatactatatatacatatacatacatataatacatacacTGAAGTCTTTAACAGTAAGTTAGTAAATCTTAAGCAACAAGTGGGTCAAAGAAACTTATATTGGGTGTACATAATTTATAATATCAGTAACAACAGTAATGAGTCAAATGCAGTGCTAAACATTTGTAATGACTACATTCattatgtgcaaaatattttttatttaaaaacattgcaGCATCTGCTCAATGAAAAATCACTCAAAGTGTGCtatttgttattaaatgtttttgtaattaagtGGTTTGTTTTGTGAGCTTATGATAAACACCACAATGTGAGGTATTTGAGTTCAAGAGTAAAGAAATCTACAAAGGGTGCAGATACATGCCGG contains the following coding sequences:
- the tmem200b gene encoding transmembrane protein 200A, whose protein sequence is MGTQKSQGQVLATSSRQRLPRFGLRSRRKKEGVIQGKLRIRSIPGAFLVLGMVVVLVGTALAVAGYWPYRVQHSAVGAMGDGLSASQASGWSLGAKGLFSTASLIHSERMKLLGPVIMGVGLFILICANTVLYENRDRETQMLLAQMRSVICSVSTAVPSADLTQLNSLARQYQWVRSLPAAHLNILCLQELASSEPLLQVKTTEEEGGLQQTKVLHTEVLHHQESSVYSSNSCNSSKLDFNSLHSAEHGASFGLEPQPEYHCKLSNFLTTSSMSTLEGEDLELTMVPPRRSHSMTYRTNPHTVPKALVHLENRAVKSVVHPRHLIRQRSSEVCMNMPSVSAVTLDLAPVEEQRHRSWPWLDLGYSRRYLKLENKEDSVDKLLDQLEQQCSQLDQNFGSGPFQ